The following are encoded together in the Streptomyces sp. NBC_00341 genome:
- a CDS encoding UDP-N-acetylmuramoyl-L-alanyl-D-glutamate--2,6-diaminopimelate ligase, which translates to MTTITPDPGNRNGNHHGPGPSLRERPGAPGTLTAVSHAEQSRTTQKDAPVNYPGAPRPDRLRPTSIADLAARLGVEPPGTGEVTGITHDSRAVRPGDVYAALPGARLHGADFTAQAAGLGAAAILTDPAGAERAAATGLPVLVIEDPRGRMGELAAEIYGHPGTDLLQIGITGTSGKTTTAYLIEGGFRGAGRSTGLIGTVEMRIGDERIKSERTTPEATDLQALLAVMRERGADAVTMEVSSHALVLGRVDGCVFDVAVFNNLSPEHMEFHSGMEDYFQAKARLFTPQRSRQGVVNFDDEYGRRLITEASVPITTFSAEGHPDADWRAEDVEVGRLGSTFTVVSPKDERATARAPLPGPFNVANTLAAIVTLAVAGIDPQIAADGVAVVPGVPGRLERIDVGQPYLALVDYAHKTDAVESVLRSLQRVTEGKLHIVLGCGGDRDTTKRGPMGAAAARLSDTAVLTSDNPRSEDPLGILAAMLAGAAEVPVHERGDVLVDADRAAAIAAAVGRAGPGDTVIVAGKGHEQGQDIHGVVRPFDDRVVLREAIERSMGHESAAHRAPTHENNSQG; encoded by the coding sequence GTGACAACCATCACCCCTGATCCAGGGAACCGGAACGGGAACCACCACGGCCCCGGCCCCTCACTTCGCGAGAGGCCGGGTGCTCCCGGTACGCTCACCGCCGTGTCCCACGCTGAACAGTCCCGAACCACCCAGAAGGACGCCCCTGTGAACTACCCGGGAGCGCCCCGCCCGGATCGGCTGCGGCCGACCTCCATCGCCGATCTGGCCGCCCGGCTGGGAGTCGAACCGCCGGGTACCGGCGAAGTCACCGGCATCACCCACGACTCCCGGGCCGTACGCCCCGGAGACGTGTACGCGGCCCTGCCCGGCGCCCGCCTGCACGGCGCCGACTTCACCGCCCAGGCGGCCGGCCTCGGCGCCGCCGCCATCCTCACCGACCCGGCGGGCGCCGAACGCGCCGCCGCCACCGGACTCCCGGTGCTGGTCATCGAGGACCCGCGCGGCCGGATGGGCGAACTCGCCGCCGAGATCTACGGGCACCCCGGCACGGACCTGCTCCAGATCGGCATCACCGGGACCTCCGGCAAGACCACCACCGCCTACCTCATCGAGGGCGGTTTCCGCGGCGCAGGGCGCAGCACGGGCCTGATCGGCACCGTGGAGATGCGGATCGGCGACGAGCGCATCAAGTCCGAGCGGACCACGCCCGAGGCCACCGACCTGCAGGCCCTGCTCGCCGTCATGCGCGAGCGCGGCGCCGACGCGGTGACCATGGAGGTCTCCAGCCACGCCCTGGTGCTCGGCCGGGTCGACGGCTGCGTCTTCGACGTCGCCGTCTTCAACAACCTCAGCCCGGAGCACATGGAGTTCCACTCCGGCATGGAGGACTACTTCCAGGCCAAGGCGCGGCTGTTCACCCCGCAGCGCAGCAGGCAGGGCGTCGTCAACTTCGACGACGAGTACGGCCGCAGGCTGATCACCGAGGCGTCGGTCCCGATCACCACCTTCTCCGCGGAGGGCCACCCGGACGCCGACTGGCGGGCCGAGGACGTCGAGGTCGGCCGGCTCGGCTCCACCTTCACGGTCGTCAGCCCCAAGGACGAACGGGCCACCGCCAGGGCCCCGCTGCCCGGACCGTTCAACGTCGCCAACACCCTGGCCGCGATCGTCACCCTCGCCGTCGCGGGCATCGACCCGCAGATCGCGGCCGACGGCGTCGCCGTCGTGCCCGGGGTGCCCGGCCGGCTGGAGCGGATCGACGTCGGACAGCCGTATCTCGCGCTCGTCGACTACGCGCACAAGACCGACGCCGTCGAATCGGTGCTCCGCTCCCTCCAGCGGGTCACGGAGGGCAAGCTGCACATCGTCCTCGGCTGCGGCGGCGACCGCGACACCACCAAGCGCGGCCCGATGGGAGCGGCCGCCGCCCGGCTCTCCGACACCGCCGTGCTGACCTCCGACAACCCCCGCTCGGAGGACCCCCTCGGCATCCTGGCCGCCATGCTCGCGGGCGCCGCGGAAGTGCCGGTGCACGAACGCGGCGACGTCCTGGTCGACGCCGACCGGGCCGCCGCCATCGCCGCCGCGGTCGGTCGGGCCGGGCCGGGCGACACCGTGATCGTCGCGGGCAAGGGCCACGAGCAGGGCCAGGACATCCACGGCGTCGTGCGCCCCTTCGACGACCGGGTGGTCCTGCGCGAGGCCATCGAGCGGTCCATGGGACACGAGAGCGCCGCCCACCGCGCCCCCACCCACGAGAACAACAGTCAGGGATGA